From Coleofasciculus sp. FACHB-T130, a single genomic window includes:
- a CDS encoding ribonuclease R family protein — MEFSIATLLSNFTDDKLVAPKVLEKKLRCQDEESLTKLQIALDALEKIGILVKDRGKYRRVQEEDVVEAKLRCSSKGFCFAIQEVEGAEDIYVRESHLSTAWNGDRVLVKVTKEGNRKRSPEGEVRLILERANPSVLARVKQVETGFRAVPLDDRLLFELNLHPNGQNLAEAVDYLVHVEVLRYPLASQPPIGKVARILGSNAEAAADTDIVCCKHDLPRNFPAEVLRAAEELPKQPSQKDFKHRLDLRNLLTLAFIPEPSGARSENETAQHVTENALTLNKTEAGLWQLGVHITDVAHYIEPQEALDREARKRGNTVYLGDMVLPMLPDAVASRCSLVPGEARLAISVLLTLDSATGQMVEYEIQPTVIQVDRQLSYDEATAILERHQDAEAPVFEMLSQLFYELSPAVKAQRLGRGGFELNLPGTQLPYNDEGILGAIVFSGGVRSLVVELMLLANQAIATHLQALFLPATYRIQPSPDPEDVQELMKLASNLGMELRLEQEEAVTSRDYQRFTQMFAQSQSERVLMYLLQSTLRPCGYSTAPGSHFGLALGIGEDESPYTHCLSPLRRYADLLMSRVLLAVFEKGRDRRTTRAKESVNLRHSSAQGNINWNVLPPDVQEDLESQLQGIVVHLNEREKLTSDAQADLEGLKKAELMKERTGEVFQGLITGVQSYGFFVEIEDLLVEGLVHVSSLKDDWYEFRSRHACLVGRKSRVSYRLGDRVEVQVKSVDYYRQQIDLVIVGGGSEASNEDIEADSSVDPEFDE, encoded by the coding sequence ATGGAATTTTCAATCGCTACACTACTTTCTAATTTCACAGATGACAAATTAGTCGCTCCTAAGGTTCTGGAAAAAAAACTGCGTTGCCAGGATGAAGAGAGCTTAACTAAACTACAAATTGCCTTGGATGCCTTAGAAAAAATTGGCATTTTGGTCAAAGATCGCGGTAAGTATCGGCGCGTCCAAGAAGAAGATGTCGTCGAAGCCAAACTGCGCTGTTCGAGTAAAGGATTTTGCTTTGCCATTCAGGAGGTAGAAGGAGCGGAGGATATTTACGTCCGAGAGAGCCATCTGAGTACCGCTTGGAATGGCGATCGCGTTCTCGTCAAAGTCACTAAAGAAGGAAACCGCAAACGCTCTCCCGAAGGGGAAGTGCGCCTGATTCTAGAACGAGCCAATCCCTCGGTCTTGGCACGAGTCAAGCAAGTCGAAACCGGCTTTAGAGCCGTCCCCCTAGACGATCGGCTGCTATTTGAACTGAATCTGCATCCGAACGGTCAAAACTTGGCGGAAGCCGTCGATTACCTGGTTCACGTCGAAGTTTTGCGCTATCCCCTGGCATCGCAGCCACCGATTGGCAAAGTCGCTCGCATTCTCGGCAGTAATGCAGAAGCCGCCGCAGACACGGATATTGTCTGTTGCAAGCACGACTTACCTCGCAACTTTCCGGCTGAGGTGCTGAGAGCCGCAGAGGAATTGCCCAAACAGCCGAGTCAAAAAGATTTCAAGCACCGGCTGGATTTGCGGAATTTGTTAACTCTTGCCTTTATTCCTGAACCTTCAGGAGCGAGAAGTGAGAACGAAACGGCTCAGCACGTCACAGAAAACGCTCTGACTCTTAACAAAACAGAGGCTGGACTGTGGCAGTTGGGCGTCCACATCACGGATGTTGCCCACTACATCGAGCCACAAGAAGCGCTGGATCGGGAAGCTCGCAAGCGGGGAAACACCGTCTATCTGGGAGACATGGTGCTGCCAATGCTACCGGATGCTGTTGCCAGTCGCTGCTCCTTGGTACCCGGCGAAGCTCGCTTAGCGATTTCGGTACTGTTAACTCTCGATTCCGCCACCGGACAAATGGTGGAATATGAGATTCAACCCACGGTGATTCAAGTAGATCGCCAACTGAGTTATGACGAAGCGACAGCAATTTTAGAGCGTCATCAAGATGCCGAAGCGCCAGTGTTTGAAATGCTCAGTCAGTTGTTTTACGAGCTGAGTCCGGCAGTGAAAGCACAGCGCCTAGGGAGGGGAGGATTTGAACTGAATCTGCCCGGTACTCAATTGCCCTACAACGATGAAGGCATCCTAGGAGCGATTGTATTTTCGGGAGGAGTGCGTTCTCTAGTCGTAGAGTTGATGCTCCTGGCAAATCAAGCGATCGCAACCCATTTGCAAGCACTCTTTCTGCCTGCAACGTATCGCATTCAGCCTTCTCCAGACCCGGAGGATGTGCAGGAATTGATGAAGTTGGCGAGTAATCTGGGCATGGAACTGCGCCTAGAGCAGGAAGAAGCGGTGACATCACGGGATTATCAACGTTTTACTCAAATGTTCGCTCAATCCCAGTCAGAGCGAGTCTTGATGTATCTGTTGCAGTCCACCCTGAGACCCTGTGGTTACAGTACAGCTCCCGGCTCTCACTTTGGTTTGGCTTTAGGGATAGGCGAGGACGAAAGCCCCTACACCCACTGTCTCTCACCGCTGCGACGCTACGCAGATTTACTGATGTCACGGGTATTGCTTGCCGTCTTTGAGAAAGGACGCGATCGCCGAACCACTCGCGCCAAAGAAAGCGTGAATCTGCGTCATAGTTCCGCCCAGGGCAATATCAACTGGAATGTCTTGCCACCAGACGTGCAAGAAGATTTAGAAAGCCAGCTACAGGGTATCGTTGTGCATCTCAACGAGCGTGAAAAGCTGACTTCAGATGCACAAGCGGATCTGGAAGGACTCAAAAAAGCCGAGCTAATGAAGGAGCGCACGGGAGAGGTCTTCCAGGGCTTAATTACCGGCGTCCAGTCTTACGGGTTCTTTGTGGAAATTGAAGACTTGCTAGTGGAAGGACTGGTACACGTCAGCTCTCTTAAAGATGACTGGTACGAGTTTCGCTCGCGTCATGCTTGCCTGGTTGGACGGAAAAGCCGCGTTTCTTATCGTCTAGGCGATCGCGTGGAAGTCCAAGTTAAGAGCGTTGATTACTATCGTCAGCAAATTGACTTGGTCATTGTCGGCGGCGGTAGCGAAGCCAGCAATGAGGATATAGAAGCAGATTCTTCTGTCGATCCTGAATTCGATGAATAG
- a CDS encoding flavin prenyltransferase UbiX yields the protein MTKPLILGITGASGLIYAVRALKFLLQAEYSVELVASKSTYMVWQAEQNIRMPVEAVAQEIFWRQQAGVETQGKLYCHPWGDVGANIASGSFRTLGMVIMPCSMSTVAKLAAGLSSDLLERAADVQLKEGRKLVLVPRETPFSLIHLRNLTALAEAGARIVPAIPAWYHNPQTIEDLVDFVVARALDQLDIDCIPINRWEGK from the coding sequence ATGACCAAACCCCTTATCCTCGGCATCACGGGTGCCTCTGGCTTAATTTATGCCGTGCGTGCCTTAAAATTTCTGCTCCAAGCTGAGTACAGCGTTGAACTGGTTGCCTCCAAATCTACTTACATGGTTTGGCAGGCAGAGCAAAATATCCGGATGCCTGTAGAAGCAGTGGCACAGGAAATATTTTGGCGACAGCAAGCTGGAGTCGAAACGCAGGGTAAACTTTACTGCCATCCTTGGGGCGATGTGGGAGCCAATATTGCCAGTGGTTCCTTCCGCACCCTAGGGATGGTGATTATGCCGTGTAGTATGAGTACGGTGGCGAAACTGGCAGCTGGCTTAAGTTCCGACCTTTTGGAGCGAGCAGCAGATGTCCAACTCAAGGAAGGGCGGAAACTGGTTCTTGTGCCCCGCGAAACGCCCTTTAGCTTGATTCACCTGCGTAACCTGACGGCTTTGGCAGAAGCAGGTGCCCGAATTGTCCCAGCAATTCCTGCTTGGTATCACAATCCCCAAACAATTGAAGACTTAGTAGACTTTGTGGTGGCGCGTGCCTTAGATCAGCTAGATATTGACTGTATCCCGATTAACCGATGGGAAGGAAAATGA
- a CDS encoding LapA family protein, with the protein MPAIRILLLMLVLGSVALLALQNLSPVLALVFLGAKTQALPVGVWILAAIATGALAGSFLQLLSYLQRRPLQARIRKLEATEPPRSNQSRRETAQSTYTTQQTSTTQQTSYTPPPPPEPTNTDADGDDWEEEVAEDDDWGDESEEPRDRTPSRQPFAKESVAERTTYERQQEPKSASRSGSVYSYSYREPRNSGVGKTEAVYDASYRVITPPYQEPEPVRKTNPDEDDWGFEDEDDEFDTDWKNR; encoded by the coding sequence ATGCCTGCGATTCGGATTTTACTGCTGATGTTGGTGCTAGGGTCCGTAGCACTACTTGCTTTACAAAATTTGTCGCCGGTGCTAGCGCTGGTATTTTTGGGTGCTAAAACGCAAGCGCTACCTGTAGGGGTTTGGATTTTGGCAGCGATCGCAACGGGTGCCCTGGCTGGCAGTTTCCTGCAATTGTTGAGCTATCTGCAACGGCGTCCCTTACAAGCACGCATCCGCAAACTAGAAGCCACAGAACCCCCTCGTTCCAACCAGTCGCGGCGTGAAACTGCCCAATCTACCTATACCACTCAACAAACCTCTACCACTCAACAAACCAGTTACACCCCTCCCCCTCCGCCAGAGCCAACGAATACCGATGCGGATGGAGATGACTGGGAAGAGGAGGTTGCGGAGGATGATGATTGGGGGGATGAATCCGAGGAACCACGCGATCGCACTCCAAGCCGACAACCGTTTGCAAAAGAATCTGTAGCAGAACGTACAACCTACGAGCGTCAGCAAGAACCGAAAAGCGCCTCTCGATCGGGTTCCGTCTATTCTTACAGTTACCGGGAACCGCGCAATTCTGGGGTGGGAAAAACTGAAGCCGTTTATGATGCCAGTTACCGGGTAATTACCCCGCCCTATCAGGAACCTGAACCTGTACGGAAAACCAATCCGGATGAGGACGACTGGGGATTTGAAGACGAGGACGACGAGTTTGACACTGATTGGAAGAACCGATAA